The DNA segment ATAAGGAGGAATATCTTTTGTAACCACAGCACCGGCACCAATGAATGCATACTCTCCGATGTTATGTCCGCAGACAACGGTAGCGTTTGCTCCGATGGTTGCACCTTTGCCGACATTCGTTTTCAGATATTGATTTCTTCTGACGATTGCTGAACGTGGATTATTGACATTTGTAAAGACCATACTTGGTCCAAGAAAAACATCATCTTCACAAACAACACCTGTAAAAATTGAAACGTTGTTCTGCACTTTTACATTTTTGCCTAGAACAACTTCAGGTGAGATGACAACGTTTTGTCCGATGTTACAGTTTTCGCCGATCTGACAATTACTCATTATATGACTGAAATGCCAGATCTTCGAACCATCTCCGATTTTTGCACCTTCATCAATTATTGCTGAAGGATGTACAAAATAGCTATTTTCCATAGATGTTAAAGAATACGATTTTGCACGAATATACGAATGTCTACCCGATTATTCAGGAGAAAATCATGAAAAACGATGGGCTGAATTGTACAGCTCTTCTTTCGATAATCCTTTGAAATATTCATAAGTCCGGCGCAAACCTTCAGCACGGTGAACCTTTGGTTCCCAGCCTAATACAGATCTAGCCAGAGTAATATCCGGCTGACGCTGCTTAGGATCATCCTGTGGCAATGGCTTCGAAATGATCTTCTGATTTGTACCTGTGAGTTTGATGATCTCCTGAGCAAAATCCATAATAGTGATCTCGTCCGGATTCCCAATGTTTACCGGATACTGATAATCACTGTGAAGCAAACGATAAATTCCCTCTATCAGATCATCAACATAGCAAAAAGAACGTGTCTGACTTCCATCTCCGAACACAGTCAGATCTTCACCACGTAATGCTTGCCCGATAAATGCAGGTAACACACGTCCATCATTCAAACGCATTCTCGGCCCATAGGTATTGAATATTCTTACAATCCGTGTTTCGAGATTATGGTAAGTATGATAAGCCATCGTAATTGCTTCCTGAAAACGCTTCGCCTCATCATAAACTCCGCGCGGACCAATAGGATTCACATTGCCCCAGTAGTCTTCCTTTTGAGGATGAACCAATGGGTCACCATACACTTCTGATGTTGATGCTACAAGTATTCTCGCACCTTTGGCTTTTGCTAATCCTAGTAAGTTGTGCGTTCCAAGTGAACTTACCTTTAAAGTCTGAATCGGAATTTTTAAATAATCGATCGGACTTGCAGGTGAAGCGAAATGTAAAATATAATCCAGTTCACCCGGAACATGTACATACTTGGAAACGTCGTGATTGAAAAATTCAAATTCTTTTAACTTAAAAAGATGTTCAATATTTTTCAGATCACCGGTAATGAGATTGTCCATTCCAATTACATCATAGCCTTCTTTGATAAAGCGGTCACATAAGTGTGAGCCTAAAAATCCGGCAGCTCCTGTGATCAGGACTTTTTTATTTTTCATTGCAATCGATCAGTTTATTTTATTTCTTCCAACACTATAATAAGTAAATCCTAAATCTTTCATCTGCTGAAGGTCATAGAGATTTCTTCCGTCGAATATAAGTTTGTTGCGAAGTGATTTTTCAATTTTTTCAAATTCAGGAGTTCTGAAAACAGACCACTCTGTAGCAATCAAGAGCATATCAGCTCCGGAAAGAATTTCATAAGGATCTTTTCCATAAGAAATCTTATCGCCAAGAATCGCTTTTACATTTTTCATTGCTTCAGGATCATAAGCAATAACTTGCGCTCCCAGTTTGAGCAATTCCTCTATGATATAAAGAGAAGGTGCTTCACGAATATCATCTGTGTCAGGTTTGAAAGCCAGACCCCAGAGTGCTACTTTTTTACCTTTCAGGTCACCGTTAAAATGATCGGTGATCTTTTTAATTATAGATATCTTTTGTTTCTCATTAACTGACATCACTGATTTCAGAATTGAGAACTGATAATTATGTTCTTCAGCAGTATGGTGTAGCGCCATCACATCTTTTGGAAAACAACTTCCGCCATAACCAATTCCTGCAAACAGAAATCTTTTTCCTATTCTTTCATCGGTACCAATTCCAATTCTTACAGAATCAACATTTGCTCCGACACGTTCACAAAGGTTAGCGATCTCATTCATGAATGTGATCTTCGTAGCAAGGAAAGCATTGGCTGCATATTTTGTTAATTCAGCTGATCTTTCGTCCATGAAATAAACCGGATTTCCCTGACGAACGAAAGGCCCGTACAATTCTGTCATCATTTTTTTTGCACGATCAGATTGGGTTCCGATCACTACACGATCTGGCTTCATAAAATCATCTACTGCAAAACCTTCTCTTAAAAATTCAGGATTTGAGACTACATCGAATTCAGTCGTGCAGTTTTTTGAGATCGTTTCTCTTACTTTTTCGGCGGTTCCAACAGGAACTGTGCTTTTGTTGATGACAATGGTATATTTCGTTAGCAGATGCCCTAGTTGTTCGGCCACTTGTAAAATATATTTCAAGTCTGCAGATCCATTTTCACCGGGCGGAGTAGGCAAAGCAAGGAAAATAATTTTTGCATCTTCAATTCCTTTTTTCAGGTCGGTGGTAAAATGCAGGCGACCTTGTTCAATATTTCTCTCAAACAACAGATCAAGATGTGGTTCGTAAATCGGAATTTCACCTCTCTGCATTCGTTCCACTTTAGCTTTGTCAATATCAATACAGGTTACCTGATTTCCTGTTTCAGCAAAACAAGTTCCTGTTACTAATCCAACGTATCCTGTACCTACAACTGCTATTTTCATAAAACTATTTTAAGGTTTAAATATAAAAAATGGTGTGATGGTCTTTATTAAATATTGAAAAACTCCAATACATTCTTTGTAATGTATGAAAGTGTTTCTTCATTCATTTCTGTGTGAATTGGTAATGCAATGACGCTTGCGCATAATTTTTCAGTCACAGGAAAATCACCTTCTTTATATCGCGGATCACGATAAGCTTTTTGTAAATGAAGTGGAACCGGATAATAGATCATTGCCGGAATTTCTTTTGATGCAAGATACTCGCGCAATTTATCACGACTTGCATCTTTCAATATAAGTGTGTATTGATGAAAGACGTGATTCGATAATTTTGTTCGCTCAGGTGTTACAATATTTTTATGATTGGCAAAAGCTTTGTCATAATAATCAGCAACATTTCTGCGTGCTGCTGCATACTCATCGAGGTGACGAAGTTTTATTCTCAACACTGCCGCTTGAATACTGTCAAGTCTGGAGTTTACACCAATTTCATCATGATAATATAATACTGATTGACCATGGTTTGCAATCATTCTGATTTTCTTTGCAATGGCATCATCATTTGTAAAAATAGCGCCACCATCTCCATAACAACCAAGATTTTTCGAAGGGAAAAATGATGTTGCTGCTATATGTCCGATCGTACCTGCCTTCTGAGTTTTTCCTGACTTGGAATGATAATCTGCACCAATTGCCTGAGCGTTATCTTCGATCACATACAGGTTATGTTTTTTTGCAATGTCCATGATGGCATCCATATCAGCAACCTGTCCAAACAAATGTACCGGAACGATGACTTTTGTTTTCGGAGTTATTGCAGCTTCAATTGCTTTGGGATCGATCAGAAAAGTTCCCGGAAGAACATCTACCAATACCGGTTTCAATTTCAGTAATGCGATCACTTCAGCCGTGGCCACATAAGTGAAATTTGCCGTGATCACTTCATCGCCGGGCTCAAGATTCAAAGCCATCATTGCGATCTGAAGTGCATCGGTTCCATTGGCACATGGAATCACATGCTTTATATTCAGGTAAGCTTCCAGTTCAGATTGAAACGATTTTACCTCCGGACCATTGATGAACATACAAGAGCGGATTGTGCTCAAGACTGCATTATCAACTTCTGCCTGTATCTTTTCATACTGACCCACAAGGTCAACCATTTGTATCTTTTTCATGGACTAATTTTGTGAATGCGAATATAGAGGATTTTATTAGATGAGGGGAGATGATGCAGGTCTTGTCTGCTGTATTAAACCCACAGGGAATTAAGCAAATTATTGAATTGAATATCACGTAATTATACCAATAGAAGATAGATTTTAAACAATTCAATTTCAAGGCAGAAATATGATAATCAGATCACGTTTTAATTTGAAAACTTTAATAATTTGATTTTTAATTGAAAACCTTTACTAATTCATGTTCGACCCCTCCGGGGTCGGTTCGGTGTGTTTGTATCTAATTCCTACCAATATGCGACCCCTCCGGGGTCGGTGTGGTGTTATCTAATATCTACAAATATGCGACCCTTTCATGCCCGGGCATTTTGCAAATTTATTGAAGCGGTAACATTCAAATGGAATCATTAATGTTTCAGACTCTATTAGGAATTAGTTTGTCATGATGGAAAAATGGTCAATCGGTGCGATACTGAAGCGATCGCATCTTTGCAGAAATGATACCCAAGGATGTTATATCTACAAAAATGTGACCTTTTCATGCTCGGGAATTTTGCAAATTTATTGAAGCGGCAACATTCAAATTGAATCATTAATGTTTCAGACTCTATTAGGAATAAGTTTATCATGTTGGGAAAATGGTCAATCGGTGCGATACTGAAGCGATCGCATCTTTGCAGAAATGATACCCAAGGATGTTTTATCTACAAAAATGTGACCCTTTCATGCTCGGGAATTTTGCAAATTTATTGAAGCGGCAACATTCAAATTGAATCATTAATGTTTCAGACTCTATTAGGAATAAGTTTATCATGTTGGAAAAATGGTCAATCGGTCCGATACGGAAGCGATCGCATCTTTGCAGAAATTATACCCAAGGATGTTATATCTACAAAAATGTGACCCTTTCATGCTCGGGAATTTTGCAAATTTATTGAAGCGGCAACTTTCAAATTTTATCATTAGTGTTTCTGACTCTATTTAGAATTAGTTTTTATGACTGAAAAATTGTTGTGCTGCTAGACCCTGAAGGGTTCGCATAATAAGTTAAAAATGGTTGTGTAGTTCGACCCTGAAGGGTTCGCATAATAAGTTCAAAATGGTTGTACAGCTCGACCTTGAAGGGTTCGCATAATAAGTAAAAATGGTTGTACAGCTCGACCCTGAAGGGTACGCATAATGTTGTGTAGTTCGACCCAGAAGTGTTCACATAAAAATGGTTGTGTAGTTCGACCCTGAAGGGTTCGCATAATAAGTTAAAAATGGTTGTACAGCTCGACCCTGAAAGGGTCGCATATTTGTAGAAATGATAGTCAAGCACCACAACGACCCCGGAGGGGTCGAACATGATTTGCTGTAAATTTGCATGATTCGGAATCA comes from the Bacteroidota bacterium genome and includes:
- a CDS encoding N-acetyltransferase — encoded protein: MENSYFVHPSAIIDEGAKIGDGSKIWHFSHIMSNCQIGENCNIGQNVVISPEVVLGKNVKVQNNVSIFTGVVCEDDVFLGPSMVFTNVNNPRSAIVRRNQYLKTNVGKGATIGANATVVCGHNIGEYAFIGAGAVVTKDIPPYALVVGNPAKQTGWMSEYGHKLKFDANGIAVCPESKQEYKLTGNKVRRVK
- a CDS encoding SDR family oxidoreductase, producing the protein MKNKKVLITGAAGFLGSHLCDRFIKEGYDVIGMDNLITGDLKNIEHLFKLKEFEFFNHDVSKYVHVPGELDYILHFASPASPIDYLKIPIQTLKVSSLGTHNLLGLAKAKGARILVASTSEVYGDPLVHPQKEDYWGNVNPIGPRGVYDEAKRFQEAITMAYHTYHNLETRIVRIFNTYGPRMRLNDGRVLPAFIGQALRGEDLTVFGDGSQTRSFCYVDDLIEGIYRLLHSDYQYPVNIGNPDEITIMDFAQEIIKLTGTNQKIISKPLPQDDPKQRQPDITLARSVLGWEPKVHRAEGLRRTYEYFKGLSKEELYNSAHRFS
- a CDS encoding UDP-glucose/GDP-mannose dehydrogenase family protein; its protein translation is MKIAVVGTGYVGLVTGTCFAETGNQVTCIDIDKAKVERMQRGEIPIYEPHLDLLFERNIEQGRLHFTTDLKKGIEDAKIIFLALPTPPGENGSADLKYILQVAEQLGHLLTKYTIVINKSTVPVGTAEKVRETISKNCTTEFDVVSNPEFLREGFAVDDFMKPDRVVIGTQSDRAKKMMTELYGPFVRQGNPVYFMDERSAELTKYAANAFLATKITFMNEIANLCERVGANVDSVRIGIGTDERIGKRFLFAGIGYGGSCFPKDVMALHHTAEEHNYQFSILKSVMSVNEKQKISIIKKITDHFNGDLKGKKVALWGLAFKPDTDDIREAPSLYIIEELLKLGAQVIAYDPEAMKNVKAILGDKISYGKDPYEILSGADMLLIATEWSVFRTPEFEKIEKSLRNKLIFDGRNLYDLQQMKDLGFTYYSVGRNKIN
- a CDS encoding DegT/DnrJ/EryC1/StrS family aminotransferase — translated: MKKIQMVDLVGQYEKIQAEVDNAVLSTIRSCMFINGPEVKSFQSELEAYLNIKHVIPCANGTDALQIAMMALNLEPGDEVITANFTYVATAEVIALLKLKPVLVDVLPGTFLIDPKAIEAAITPKTKVIVPVHLFGQVADMDAIMDIAKKHNLYVIEDNAQAIGADYHSKSGKTQKAGTIGHIAATSFFPSKNLGCYGDGGAIFTNDDAIAKKIRMIANHGQSVLYYHDEIGVNSRLDSIQAAVLRIKLRHLDEYAAARRNVADYYDKAFANHKNIVTPERTKLSNHVFHQYTLILKDASRDKLREYLASKEIPAMIYYPVPLHLQKAYRDPRYKEGDFPVTEKLCASVIALPIHTEMNEETLSYITKNVLEFFNI